One genomic segment of Pedobacter endophyticus includes these proteins:
- a CDS encoding type II toxin-antitoxin system RelE/ParE family toxin translates to MTGEIKIIYSPIFIKKAKQLKKKHPSLVNDLTQLAVALTANPKTGVDLGNGIFKIRLAVKSKDKGKSGGYRIITYLQTENEVTMIYIYDKSEEATISKKDIQKIIDSL, encoded by the coding sequence ATGACCGGGGAAATTAAGATCATTTATTCCCCTATTTTCATTAAAAAAGCAAAACAATTAAAAAAGAAACATCCATCATTAGTCAATGATTTAACTCAATTGGCGGTAGCCCTTACTGCTAACCCAAAAACTGGCGTCGATTTAGGTAATGGTATTTTCAAGATCAGACTTGCCGTTAAAAGTAAGGATAAAGGAAAAAGCGGAGGTTACAGGATTATTACTTATCTGCAAACTGAGAACGAAGTCACTATGATTTATATTTACGATAAATCTGAAGAGGCAACAATTTCAAAAAAGGATATTCAAAAAATTATCGACAGCCTTTGA